A genomic window from Streptomyces mirabilis includes:
- a CDS encoding acyl-CoA thioesterase II, whose product MTNPAERLVDLLDLEQIEVNIFRGRSPDESLQRVFGGQVAGQALVAAGRTAEADRPVHSLHAYFLRPGRPGVPIVYQVERVRDGRSFTTRRVTAVQQGRTIFNLTASFHKPEEGSFEHQLPPAREIPHPESLPTVSQEITEHLGALPESLERMARRQPFDIRYVDGLRWTPEEIKDAEPRSAVWMRAVGPLGDDPLVHTCALTYASDMTLLDAVRIPVEPLWGQRGFDMASLDHAMWFHRPFRADEWFLYDQESPIATGGRGLARGRIYDLEGRLLVSVVQEGLFRAL is encoded by the coding sequence ATGACGAACCCGGCCGAGAGGCTCGTCGACCTGCTCGACCTGGAGCAGATCGAGGTCAACATCTTCCGTGGCCGCAGCCCGGACGAATCGCTGCAGCGGGTCTTCGGCGGCCAGGTGGCGGGGCAGGCCCTGGTGGCGGCCGGGCGCACCGCCGAGGCCGACCGGCCGGTGCACTCACTGCACGCGTACTTCCTGCGCCCGGGCCGGCCGGGCGTGCCGATCGTGTACCAGGTCGAACGGGTCAGGGACGGGCGGTCGTTCACCACCCGTCGCGTCACCGCCGTGCAGCAGGGGCGCACGATCTTCAATCTGACCGCCTCCTTTCACAAGCCTGAGGAGGGGAGCTTCGAGCACCAGTTGCCGCCGGCCCGCGAGATACCGCACCCGGAGTCACTTCCGACGGTCTCGCAGGAGATCACCGAGCATCTGGGCGCGCTTCCCGAGTCGCTGGAGCGCATGGCGCGCCGCCAGCCGTTCGACATCCGGTACGTGGACGGACTGCGCTGGACCCCGGAGGAGATAAAGGACGCGGAGCCGCGCAGCGCGGTGTGGATGCGTGCCGTCGGGCCACTGGGCGACGACCCGCTCGTGCACACGTGCGCCCTCACCTACGCGAGCGACATGACCCTCCTGGACGCCGTCCGCATCCCGGTGGAGCCGCTGTGGGGTCAGCGCGGCTTCGACATGGCCTCGCTCGACCACGCGATGTGGTTCCACCGGCCGTTCCGCGCGGACGAGTGGTTCCTGTACGACCAGGAGTCGCCGATCGCGACGGGCGGTCGCGGGCTGGCCCGAGGGCGCATCTACGACCTGGAGGGACGCCTGCTCGTCTCGGTCGTCCAGGAGGGGCTTTTTCGGGCGCTGTAA